The DNA sequence CTTGGTGCTAAGTATCTGGTGATTGTTGGGGCTGATAACTACTTCTATGCGCACCACATTGCGTACTTGCGTAACCTCATCCTGACCTCGCTGATGTTTGCCATCCTGATTCTGGTCATTATTTCAATCTTGATTTCAAGAACACTGACAAGACCTGTCAACAATATCATTTCTGAGGTAAAGGAAATCAGCTCTGAAAATTTACACCTTAGGCTAAAAACATCAGACAACAATGACTCATTGAGTGGGCTGACATCGACTTTCAATGATATGCTTAACAGGTTAGAGACTTCCTTTGAGACACAGAAAAACTTTATCAGTAATGCTTCCCATGAGTTGAACACACCACTTACGAGTATCATAGGTGAGGCTGAGTTGGCGCTTTCTAAACCAAGGGACGGAGAAGAGTACAAGACGTCAATCAGTAAAATATTGGAAGAAGCTGAAATGCTGGACAAAAAGACCAAGGCACTCTTGTTTTTGGCACAGACGGGATATAACGGGAAGGCTCAGAAGTTTGATAAGGTACGCATTGACCAACTGATCTTGGATATAAAGGAGACGGTACATAACATCAATGCCAACTATCAGATCAAGATAGATTATAGCCTGTTGCCTGAAAGCCCAGAAAAGCTGAAGGTGAAAGGCAACGAACAATTGCTTCATTTAGCCCTTTCCAATATTATTATCAATGGGTGCAAGTATTCGGAAGCTAATCAGGTACAGGTCGGATTGGCAGCATCTGATAAGGATGTTATCATTGTGGTTCGGGATACAGGCATCGGTATTCCAGAGGATGAGATGCAGTATATTTACGATCCTTACTTCAGGGCTTCAAACACAGGGGACTTTGAAGGGTATGGTATTGGTTTGCCTTTGAGTCGTAACATTATACAGATGCATGATGGGAGGCTTATTGTCAACTCAGTATTGGAGAAAGGAACCACTGTTCAAGTCAACCTGCCAATTGGTGGCTACTCGCTCTAATGTCATTCTAATGTGAAACAAGACACTCTAATGTGATTCTAATCTGGTTATAAGCTGTCTGTAATCTCTCAACTCTACTTTTGTTTTCAAATATGATGATTATGAAACAGGTAGAGAAAATATTAGTCCCGACAGACTTTACGGTAAAATCACTTAATCTTGTTCGTGAAGCGATCGAGCATTCGTCAGCACCGCAGCTGGAGATCGTCTTGGCGCACGCTTACCTTCCAAGTTCAATTACAGACTTATTATTTTTCTCTAAGAGTAGGCTGATAGAAAAGTTATCCAATAAGGAGTTTACGGAAGCATGCAAGCTGATCAAAAGCAAGTATGATACACGTATCCATGCCATGTATGTGGATATACTGTCCAGTAATCATGCTTCTTACTTGAACAACTATTTGGAAGGTAACAAGATCGATGAAGTCTACCTGCCTGAGAATATGGAGATGAAACCAACTACAACGGATAGTATTGATCTGGTGCCTATCCTAAGGAAGTGCAGGCATACGACGGTGATGATTCCGTTACCCAAAAGCTTGGTATTTATCCCAAACAGGGTCAATCAGGTTTCTGACCTGTTTCAGTAAACAGCTTAACTATGAAGTTTATATATATCACTTATGTCTTGTTTGTACTGTTAGCGGTATCGTTTGGTAGTGTATTGCTATCGGGAGAAAGCTCACAGGAGTTACTGGTTGGCAAGTGGCAGGAAGTCTCTTGGGAGTACGAAAAAGTAGACAAGCATAATGGTGCTGAATTTGAACTGAATGAAGCCCAGATTAACGAAATCTGTAATCAGCTGGTAATTCACCAATCAGAAATATGGGAATTTGCACCAAGTAATAAGCTACACCTGCATAACAAGGAAAGTGGTTTCAGTGAAGTACTGGATTGGAATGTCAAAGGCAGGGGACATATCCTTGAGCTGAAGCATCAGGACAGTCGATTGGAAGGATATCAGGTTCAGGAAATTTCAGAAGACAATTTGGTCATTCACTTCAATTTTGATTTGCGGGTGCGTGGCATTGTAAAATTGACATTCAAGAAAATCTCAGAACAACAATATGCTCAGAAAATATAGCAGCTTTAGGTCGCTTTCAGACAATATAAAACTAGGTTCCCTGACAGCATTTTCGGCAGGTATGGTCAATGTGATCTCCGTGATCGCATTTTTTGCTTTTACCTCCAACGTGACGGGGCACTATGCGATTTTGGCACAGGAAATCGCAAAAGGGAATTGGTATCAGGCGGCAATTGTGTTTGTCTGGATCTCCCTTTTCTTCTTGGGGAACTTTGCCTCTAACCTGATGATTATTCACAATAATAAACAGGAAGATAGGTATAAGGCACATGCGTTGCCTTTGGCAGTAGAGATACTTTGCCTGTTAGGAGTCGGTTTGTACATGCAGTTTTATTATTCGGAGACGCTTCAGGAAACCGAAACACTAGTAGCGATACTACTATTTGCAATGGGATTACAGAATGGCTTGACTGCAAGCATTTCCAATTCGGCAGTAAAAACCACTCACCTGACAGGGCTTACCACAGATTTAGGAATCCTCTTTTCGATGTTTACCAAGAAAGAGTTTAGGTCAGATAAGGCTTTGCTTGACAAAGCGCGATTGCTGCTCTGCATTATGGTATCGTATATGACAGGAGGGATTATCTCAGGGGTGATCTATTATGAGTTAAACAGCATGGCGTTTTTCGTCGTATGTTTTGTGCTGTGCATCGTCATGTTCTATGATTATTACCACCTGAAGGTCACTAAAGGTAAAGGCTCAAGCGCCGGACTTGTCCATGAACAGCTTACCGGTGCTACACTCGAAGCACAAAAAGGAAATATTTAGTGTAAACATTTGAGAGCCAATAGATATTCACATTCAATTCTACACATGTTGAGATCGCTAATATGATTTTAGCAAAATAAAATACCTGCTACATTGTGGCAGGTTTTTGTCTTTTCAACAGTTTTAACCGTTTAGTGTAGCCAATTTATCTAAAGCAGGTTATTGATGTAATTACAGAATATCAGTAGGTTTAACTTTTTGAGGAGCGTACATATTTAAACAATGACGTTAGAGAAGGTCAGTTTCACTATATGGAAAAATTAAAAGAAGCCATCCTAAAGCACCATCATATAGAACAGGATATACTAGATGATTTTGTTCAGTATTGGGAAGTTGTTGATTTCTCTAAAAATGCGATTATCTCGGAGCAAGGAAAAACCGACAACTACCTTTATTTTACGGTAAGTGGTTGTCAAAAAGCTTATTACCTAAACAACGGAAAGGAAAGCATCATATCATTCACCCAACCCAATCATTTTACCTGTGCGCCTGAGTCATTTCTGACGCAAAAGCCATCCAAGTATTACTTTCAGTGTATCCATGATAGCTCTTTTTACAGAATCTCCTACCAGCATTTTAAGCGTCAGGTAGATAAACATGTCGCTTTGCAATACTTCTTGACAAACTCACTAATGGGACTGGTCAACAACATTACTGACAGGTTTATCAAGCAGGCAACCTATTCTATTTCCATGAAGTTTGTTGATTTCATGCATGAACATGGCAATCTAATAAATCATATTCCTCAGAAGGATATCGCCAATTTCCTGAATATTAACCCAACGAACTTTTCTAAGTTGATCAACTCCGTAAAGGTTGAGTAAAAAGGTGCTGTCATTTATCTTTATTGGTATAGACCAAGATTTACATAGGCTTAATTTTTCAGCTTTGTCCCATCTAAACAGAACAAGGGCAAAAGGCGGTCATAAGGTCTTTATGTCACAAACTTCTATACCAAAATACGAAAGAGATGAGACAGGTAAATTATTCAAAATATGGCGACAGCAGTGTTTTAAAAGTGACAGAAACGCAAGCGCCTTCCATAACAGGTAAAGACCAGGTATTGGTAGAAGTCCATTATTCATCATTGAATGCCATTGACTGGAAAAATAGAAAAGGAGACTTCCGCTTTGTTAGTGGGTGGTTTCATCCAAGGACAAAACAGGGATTTGATGTGTATGGCATTGTGGTGGACAAGTCAGAAAACCTAAAGGATATCAGTATTGGTGATAAGGTAGTAGGTGAACTCGGTAATTTTTCGGGAGGTGCGTTAAGTGAAAGGGTGATGCTGACAAAAAATCAATTTGTAAAGGTCATTGGTAACTTGCCTGAAGAACAACTGGGCGGATTGGCGATGGCAGGTTCTACAGCGTGGCAGGCACTTTTTGAAAATGCACACCTCAAAAAAGGGGATAAGGTGCTAATCAATGGAGGGAGCAGTGGCGTAGGCCATTTGGCAATTCAGTTAGCAAAAGCACATGGAGCAGTCGTTACCTCAGTGTCCAGTACAAAAAATCTGGACTTTTGTAAGGCATTGGGCGCAGACAAAGTCATAGATTATACGAAAGAAGATTTTACCACCTTGAATGAAAAATTTGATATCATATTTGATGTGGTATTCAATGCTTCGTTTTCAAAGGTGAAAGGAATTCTATCTGAAAATGGTACCTACATTGGAACCACTCCTTCCCCAACATTGATCTTTGATATAATGAGAGGAAGGCAAGCGAAATTTGTGGCCGTGAAGCCTAATACAATTGCTCTAAGTGAAATGATAGCCTTAATGGAAAAAGGCTTATTGAAAGTCCATGTTGATAAAGTTTTCGATATGGATAATATAGTCGAGGCACATAAACAGATGGAGCAATCAAGAACAAGGGGGAAATTGATCATTAAGGTGAAAAACTAATAAGCTTTGGCTATGGTTAAGCTCCTAACGAATAAGTTAGCAGAAAACCATAGCCTTACTTTTTTATCCTAAACCTGTAAAAAATAGCGATTGTACTTAGTCATGATAAGATACATGCTGGTTTGAAATTGATATTGCTCCAATGATGATTACACATTGATTAGAAAGTCTTCCCATATACCTGCTTCCTGAAGCAGTGTTTTCATTTTGGTCTCAAGCTTACTGTTTGAGATACAGTTTTTGTGATATTCTTTTCTGAGTTCCTGTAATAGTTTTTTTCGCTCGTTTTCCTGATTTGGGGCTAGAGATAATAGCTTTTCCACAAGATGAATAAATTGGATTGAGCCAAAAGCATAAGTCTGTTTCATAGCTGTTAGTTTGTTAGTCCTAATAAAAAGTCATCTGGTTGTAAATAGTCTTTAATCAATACGTTGCTATTCTTGAAATAGTGTAACTTTATTAAGAAAAGTTCTAGTGATGTAAGGTTGTAGTGCTTTTTGTCAGAAAATGTATATAGCATTAGAAATGATAGGAAGAGGGGTTTGTTAAAGCCTTACAGGTATAGGTATGATTGACCTATTGTTGAGTGTTAAAGACAAGGTTAAAAGCCCAATGTCCCTAGGCTTGGCGAGTGTAGCGACAGCGACATATAATACAGGTAAGAAACTATGGAGAAAAGATTAGAAGAGCTGACAAAACAAGAATGGGATACACTTTTTCCTGTGGAATTGGTGGAGTATAATCCACGGTGGAAACTAACATTTGACACTGAGCAGCAAAAGATAATAGAAAAAATTGGGGCTAAAGTTATTAGGGTGGAGCATGTAGGAAGTACTTCAATACCTAATATTTACGCTAAACCATATATTGATATTTCAATTGAGATATCAAAGAAGGATTTGTTTAATGATGTCCTTATAAGTGGACTTACAGCGCTGGGCTATCACTATTTCAGACAAGCAGGAAATGGGTCAGACTATATGGTATTTGTGAAAGGGTATAAGTTAAATGGAGATAAGGCGCAAATATTCCACATTCATATGTGCCCGTCAGGTCATGAAATGCTGAATCAAATATCTTTTCGTGACTACTTAAGAGCCCATACAAAAAGAGCGAAAGAATATGAACAATTGAAACTGGATCTAGCCTCCAAATTCAGAAATGATCGAGTAGGGTACCGAATGGCCAAGGATGGATTTGTTGAAGAAACAATGAAGCTTATAGAGCGAAGAGGTAAGGCTTAATTCTAGAAATTCGAAGGGAGGTAAGGTAAAAGAGTTTGGGATGAGATTAGACCCGAAGGGCCATAAACTCATCCCATATACCTGCTGCTTTCAGTAAAGCATCCATTCTGTTTTCAAGTTTTTTGTTTGATCTACAGTTATTGAGATATTCTTGCTTGAGTTCATCAAACAGCTGGCTACG is a window from the Limibacter armeniacum genome containing:
- a CDS encoding NAD(P)-dependent alcohol dehydrogenase — its product is MRQVNYSKYGDSSVLKVTETQAPSITGKDQVLVEVHYSSLNAIDWKNRKGDFRFVSGWFHPRTKQGFDVYGIVVDKSENLKDISIGDKVVGELGNFSGGALSERVMLTKNQFVKVIGNLPEEQLGGLAMAGSTAWQALFENAHLKKGDKVLINGGSSGVGHLAIQLAKAHGAVVTSVSSTKNLDFCKALGADKVIDYTKEDFTTLNEKFDIIFDVVFNASFSKVKGILSENGTYIGTTPSPTLIFDIMRGRQAKFVAVKPNTIALSEMIALMEKGLLKVHVDKVFDMDNIVEAHKQMEQSRTRGKLIIKVKN
- a CDS encoding GrpB family protein, which produces MEKRLEELTKQEWDTLFPVELVEYNPRWKLTFDTEQQKIIEKIGAKVIRVEHVGSTSIPNIYAKPYIDISIEISKKDLFNDVLISGLTALGYHYFRQAGNGSDYMVFVKGYKLNGDKAQIFHIHMCPSGHEMLNQISFRDYLRAHTKRAKEYEQLKLDLASKFRNDRVGYRMAKDGFVEETMKLIERRGKA
- a CDS encoding YoaK family protein — translated: MLRKYSSFRSLSDNIKLGSLTAFSAGMVNVISVIAFFAFTSNVTGHYAILAQEIAKGNWYQAAIVFVWISLFFLGNFASNLMIIHNNKQEDRYKAHALPLAVEILCLLGVGLYMQFYYSETLQETETLVAILLFAMGLQNGLTASISNSAVKTTHLTGLTTDLGILFSMFTKKEFRSDKALLDKARLLLCIMVSYMTGGIISGVIYYELNSMAFFVVCFVLCIVMFYDYYHLKVTKGKGSSAGLVHEQLTGATLEAQKGNI
- a CDS encoding universal stress protein translates to MKQVEKILVPTDFTVKSLNLVREAIEHSSAPQLEIVLAHAYLPSSITDLLFFSKSRLIEKLSNKEFTEACKLIKSKYDTRIHAMYVDILSSNHASYLNNYLEGNKIDEVYLPENMEMKPTTTDSIDLVPILRKCRHTTVMIPLPKSLVFIPNRVNQVSDLFQ
- a CDS encoding Crp/Fnr family transcriptional regulator, producing the protein MEKLKEAILKHHHIEQDILDDFVQYWEVVDFSKNAIISEQGKTDNYLYFTVSGCQKAYYLNNGKESIISFTQPNHFTCAPESFLTQKPSKYYFQCIHDSSFYRISYQHFKRQVDKHVALQYFLTNSLMGLVNNITDRFIKQATYSISMKFVDFMHEHGNLINHIPQKDIANFLNINPTNFSKLINSVKVE
- a CDS encoding HAMP domain-containing sensor histidine kinase; protein product: MKIHNKIILLLLGIFFTYTLLFSGFIYYSISNYAFTDFYKRLEIRAASIAKIKLDNSNDVSSIREVHDDFLEKLPSQKEYMFRVVDGKAEAAAYQGELPKHFIQDLIEDQAAKYSKGNKFYSGILYETTLGAKYLVIVGADNYFYAHHIAYLRNLILTSLMFAILILVIISILISRTLTRPVNNIISEVKEISSENLHLRLKTSDNNDSLSGLTSTFNDMLNRLETSFETQKNFISNASHELNTPLTSIIGEAELALSKPRDGEEYKTSISKILEEAEMLDKKTKALLFLAQTGYNGKAQKFDKVRIDQLILDIKETVHNINANYQIKIDYSLLPESPEKLKVKGNEQLLHLALSNIIINGCKYSEANQVQVGLAASDKDVIIVVRDTGIGIPEDEMQYIYDPYFRASNTGDFEGYGIGLPLSRNIIQMHDGRLIVNSVLEKGTTVQVNLPIGGYSL